From one Triticum urartu cultivar G1812 chromosome 3, Tu2.1, whole genome shotgun sequence genomic stretch:
- the LOC125548991 gene encoding uncharacterized protein LOC125548991, whose product MAVYIRLDDAVRARLRGDGGGTSSGSDHDASACLSGLVQAFLETDAAAGAGDDAGGPAPKGRDGYDSDDADGAAEAAAASVRELLDPPAAEDPFRIRLAAAVSAALDAEAPLRGHGAAFRRAVMRRLRAAGYDAGVCRSRWETCGNLTAGTYEYIDVVVPAAGKAARYIVDADFRAGLEVARATAGYAVVVAAVPARAVVAREEAVGRAVRVAADAARRSLRAHGLHVPPWRKSRYMLAKWLGPYKRSPSSSSPASGAMPAPGTTGLDVIKCRAVGFFPSQTAAPAARIK is encoded by the coding sequence ATGGCCGTGTACATCCGCCTCGACGACGCCGTGCGCGCGCGCCTCCGCGGGGACGGGGGCGGCACCAGCAGCGGCAGCGACCACGACGCCTCCGCCTGCCTCTCCGGCCTCGTCCAGGCCTTCCTCGAGACGGacgccgccgccggcgccgggGACGACGCGGGCGGCCCGGCCCCGAAAGGGCGTGACGGGTACGACTCCGACGACGCGGACGGCGCCGCGGAGGCGGCCGCGGCGTCCGTGCGGGAGCTGCTCGACCCGCCGGCCGCGGAGGACCCCTTCCGGATCAGGCTGGCGGCCGCCGTGTCCGCGGCGCTGGACGCGGAGGCGCCGCTGCGGGGCCACGGCGCGGCGTTCCGGCGCGCGGTGATGCGGCGGCTGCGCGCCGCCGGGTACGACGCCGGCGTGTGCCGGTCGCGCTGGGAGACGTGCGGCAACCTGACGGCCGGCACGTACGAGTACATCGACGTGGTCGTGCCGGCCGCGGGGAAGGCGGCGAGGTACATTGTGGACGCCGACTTCCGGGCCGGGCTGGAGGTGGCGCGCGCGACGGCGGGGTACGCGGTGGTCGTGGCCGCGGTGCCGGCCAGGGCGGTGGTCGCGCGGGAGGAGGCCGTGGGGCGCGCCGTGCGCGTGGCCGCCGACGCCGCGCGCCGGTCGCTCCGGGCGCACGGCCTCCACGTGCCGCCGTGGCGCAAGAGCCGCTACATGCTCGCCAAGTGGCTCGGGCCCTACAAGCGGTCGCCGTCCTCCTCATCACCAGCGTCCGGGGCAATGCCGGCGCCCGGCACCACCGGGCTGGACGTCATCAAGTGCCGCGCCGTCGGGTTCTTCCCGTCCCAGACGGCAGCGCCGGCGGCGAGGATCAAGTAG